From Aedes albopictus strain Foshan chromosome 1, AalbF5, whole genome shotgun sequence, one genomic window encodes:
- the LOC134291456 gene encoding uncharacterized protein LOC134291456: protein MCLRVPSAYQTVSKDTVCVLAGMLSIAPVLAEYVECHEERDTKGYRDLDRKCFLISGDVDVINEDVGDSTAACVLGTAQVEFMELFTEEIVMPRDCPDPDEIATNSYDEEEARNNTLETSSNDFEDACSNAFPPQLRRPKNEEQRSGAYLSRQYLKKQLFRALYNLPAVKQECATRIHGLVDDYQRHVRALSKLGEPVDHWDLPLIQLLSYKLDQATLRVWEEKTSQKDDVKYDELVEFLYQRVRILQSVGPESHHSTSSKVAGNPQKSFKQKVSVNAATASPPSYSCPLSCSDSHSLRTCPVFLGKGISQKPGVSQKRLCWNCLSFGHQSKKCGSKFSCRTCREKHHSLLPDPAPVQVSATPAIQTSSAEPTVSSKPAPLVQQPRPSTSQSVDASGSRQVSMAVQTACTMTLLETVILNIVDDHGNTHKARALLDSASMSNFISKPLAKHLYSHRSTVDVSVSCIGSSTQKISSAITATIESGDRTISMKLQFLVLKQPSSDLPTMPIDISAWKLPNVQLADPQFSVPGSVDLVIGSETYWELHTGRKISLGEGLPWVVETPFGWAVTGPASRSATCIPRFCYLSTADDRLEAALRKFWDMETIPSGPVRSSEENHCEELYAATTTRDATGRYIVRLPRTEDPEKVLGESRSIADRRFLSLERRLGRDPATKDSYDRFMDEYLHLGHMKKVSEPDDRIPHCYIPHHVVFKESSTTTKVRVVFDASCKTSPGYSLNDSLLVGPVVQQDLYSIYLRFRTRIIAVVADVEKMYWQVLHHPEDLSFLRIRHRTSSSDPIETYELQTVTYGTASAPYLATKTLQQIAKDQAELYPAAVEPVVDDFYVDDFLSGAVICCSSTTASHRYAWFHRIHLEEMGVERSGSAARCSAEDLAIQPLHDVQDEQAISTLGLMWDPKADNLRFKVDLPLPAAILTKRKVMSYMAQIFDPLGLLGPVIAKAKLFMQRLWALKQDSVSCEWDSPLPDKLQQEWKLFHTTLSILSEVRVPRLVVSPDSDSIQLHFFADASSVAYGACCFVRTESANGIQVRLLTSKSKLCKKVEASLKITPPAYFWSDSSSVLQWLRASPTRWKTFVANRVSKIQNTTCIDHWRHIAGSENPADDISRGLNPADILNSSRWWQGPSWLTLAPECWPKTIIDEANSPAASEEGRKPPVVAMTAAQTTFCGDLFSRYSRYDNLRRVVAVCSRYLHCLKERAQLRRSGSHTATLSVGNRSKPPPIPPLTIAELQHAEHLLCRLAQHETFAEEFSDLANGDRVAKSSALKWLKPFIDEDGTLRVGGRLRNAALSIANKHPIVLSTKHPLSALLASSLHVSLLHAGPQLLLATLRQKFWFLGGRNLVKSVFHQCHTCFRSKPTLVQQSTADLPVSRVSPTRPFSVCGVDYCGPFYVKSAVRNRGPTKVYVAIFVCFSTKAVHIELVSDLSTPAFLAALRRLVARRGRIVELHSDNATTFKGASHALNRVYRMLKVEVADRQQTFDWCSGNEITWKFIPPRAPHFGGLWEAAVKLAKTHLLKVVGNINLAYEDFLTLLAQVEMRLNSRPLTPIPEDPGDLDVLTPGHFLVGSNMQAVPESNWKETANNRLDHWELTQKHLQQIWSRWYPEYLQQLQSRATKGCNPPVTIEVGAIVIIKEDNVPPANWPLGKIIRLHPGKDGVMSFVW from the exons ATACCAAGGGCTACCGTGATCTGGACCGCAAGTGTTTCCTGATAAGCGGAGACGTTGATGTGATCAACGAAGATGTTGGCGATAGCACAGCCGCGTGCGTTCTGGGAACTGCTCAAGTCGAATTCATGGAGCTGTTCACAGAAGAAATTGTAATGCCAAGAGACTGTCCTGACCCTGACGAGATCGCAACCAACTCCTACGATGAAGAAGAAGCCAGAAACAACACATTGGAGACGTCCAGTAATGATTTCGAAGATGCTTGCAGCAACGCGTTCCCACCGCAACTAAGAAGACCAAAGAATGAGGAGCAGCGGTCGGGAGCGTACTTGTCCAGGCAA TACCTTAAGAAGCAGCTCTTCAGGGCTCTCTACAATCTGCCAGCAGTCAAGCAGGAGTGTGCAACGCGCATCCACGGCTTGGTCGACGATTATCAACGTCATGTTCGCGCCCTATCGAAGCTGGGCGAACCCGTGGACCATTGGGACTTGCCACTCATCCAACTGCTCTCCTACAAGCTGGATCAAGCGACACTTCGGGTCTGGGAGGAGAAAACCAGCCAAAAGGACGATGTGAAGTACGATGAACTGGTCGAATTTCTATACCAACGGGTACGGATTCTCCAGTCCGTAGGACCAGAAAGTCATCACTCTACCTCGTCGAAGGTGGCCGGCAATCCGCAGAAGAGCTTCAAGCAGAAAGTGTCAGTCAACGCCGCAACAGCATCCCCTCCAAGCTATTCGTGTCCACTTTCCTGTTCGGACAGTCATTCGTTGCGAACGTGTCCAGTATTCCTTGGGAAAGGTATCAGCCAGAAGCCAGGTGTTTCCCAGAAGCGGCTGTGTTGGAACTGTCTCAGTTTCGGCCACCAATCCAAGAAGTGTGGTTCCAAATTCAGCTGTCGCACGTGTCGTGAGAAGCACCACTCGCTTCTGCCCGATCCCGCTCCAGTGCAAGTATCCGCTACTCCAGCCATCCAAACAAGCTCAGCCGAGCCAACCGTGTCATCGAAGCCCGCTCCATTGGTTCAACAACCGCGTCCATCCACTTCCCAATCTGTGGATGCTTCGGGTTCCCGTCAAGTCAGCATGGCAGTCCAAACTGCATGCACCATGACGTTGCTGGAAACGGTTATTCTCAACATCGTCGATGATCACGGCAACACGCACAAGGCTCGAGCTCTCCTCGATTCGGCATCGATGTCGAATTTCATTTCGAAACCGCTGGCGAAACATCTCTATAGTCACCGGTCTACAGTGGATGTGTCTGTCTCATGCATCGGATCATCCACGCAGAAGATCAGTAGTGCCATTACTGCCACCATCGAGTCGGGAGATCGAACGATCTCGATGAAACTGCAGTTTTTGGTACTGAAGCAGCCGTCGTCGGATCTACCAACAATGCCGATTGACATCTCGGCATGGAAGTTGCCCAACGTGCAGCTAGCAGATCCGCAGTTCAGTGTTCCTGGAAGTGTTGACCTCGTCATTGGTAGTGAAACCTACTGGGAACTCCACACGGGACGAAAGATTTCTCTTGGTGAAGGTCTTCCGTGGGTAGTCGAAACTCCATTTGGTTGGGCGGTCACTGGTCCCGCCTCGCGCTCGGCTACCTGCATTCCACGGTTCTGCTATCTTTCTACCGCTGATGATCGACTAGAAGCCGCTCTACGCAAGTTCTGGGACATGGAAACAATTCCATCGGGTCCAGTTCGATCGTCCGAAGAGAATCACTGTGAAGAGCTGTACGCTGCAACGACGACGCGCGATGCGACAGGAAGGTACATCGTTCGCCTCCCGAGGACCGAAGATCCTGAAaaggttctgggagaatccagaTCAATCGCCGATCGACGCTTTTTGAGCCTGGAACGCCGTCTTGGAAGAGATCCTGCAACCAAGGACTCATACGATCGGTTCATGGACGAATATTTGCACCTTGGCCACATGAAGAAGGTGTCAGAGCCTGATGATCGTATCCCACACTGCTACATTCCCCACCACGTCGTATTCAAGGAATCGAGCACGACCACGAAGGTCAGGGTAGTCTTCGACGCGTCATGCAAGACCTCGCCCGGCTACTCCTTGAACGACTCGCTCCTGGTTGGACCGGTTGTCCAGCAGGACCTCTACTCTATCTATTTGAGGTTCCGGACGCGAATCATCGCTGTCGTAGCAGATGTGGAGAAGATGTACTGGCAAGTGTTGCACCATCCCGAGGATCTATCATTCCTCCGAATTCGCCATCGCACCAGTTCGTCCGATCCCATCGAGACGTACGAACTTCAAACCGTCACATACGGTACCGCAAGCGCACCGTATCTTGCAACGAAAACACTTCAGCAGATTGCCAAGGATCAAGCGGAACTGTATCCCGCTGCCGTCGAACCAGTCGTCGATGATTTCTACGTCGACGATTTTCTGTCTGGCGCTGTAATCTGCTGTAGTTCTACGACAGCAAGTCACCGCTATGCTTGGTTCCACCGGATTCACCTTGAAGAAATGGGCGTCGAACGCTCAGGAAGTGCTGCAAGATGTTCCGCCGAAGATCTGGCCATTCAACCGCTTCACGACGTGCAGGATGAGCAGGCAATCTCCACGCTCGGTCTGATGTGGGATCCGAAGGCCGACAACCTTAGATTCAAGGTAGATCTACCACTCCCCGCTGCCATCCTAACCAAGCGCAAAGTGATGTCGTACATGGCTCAGATCTTCGACCCTTTGGGCCTGTTAGGTCCAGTTATCGCGAAGGCGAAGCTTTTCATGCAGCGTCTGTGGGCGCTGAAGCAGGACAGTGTCTCCTGCGAGTGGGATTCTCCGTTGCCCGACAAACTTCAGCAGGAGTGGAAGCTGTTCCACACTACGCTATCCATCCTCTCCGAAGTTCGAGTTCCTCGTCTGGTTGTTTCTCCCGACAGTGACAGTATTCAGCTCCATTTTTTCGCCGATGCATCCTCCGTTGCGTATGGAGCCTGTTGTTTTGTTCGCACGGAGTCGGCGAACGGCATTCAAGTTCGCCTTCTGACGTCGAAGTCAAAG CTCTGCAAGAAGGTCGAAGCATCACTTAAGATCACCCCTCCCGCCTATTTCTGGTCAGATTCCAGTTCCGTGCTGCAGTGGCTGCGCGCTTCTCCAACTCGCTGGAAGACATTCGTCGCGAATCGGGTGTCTAAAATCCAGAACACCACGTGCATCGATCACTGGAGGCACATCGCTGGCTCCGAGAATCCTGCAGACGACATTTCTCGCGGACTCAACCCAGCAGACATCCTCAACTCGTCTCGCTGGTGGCAAGGGCCGTCCTGGCTCACCCTGGCGCCGGAATGCTGGCCCAAGACCATCATCGATGAAGCAAACTCTCCCGCAGCATCCGAGGAAGGACGCAAACCTCCAGTCGTGGCGATGACAGCCGCGCAAACTACTTTCTGTGGAGATTTGTTCTCCCGTTATTCCCGCTACGATAACCTACGCCGAGTAGTAGCAGTCTGCAGTCGCTATCTGCACTGCTTGAAGGAGCGCGCACAGCTGCGCCGTTCCGGGTCGCACACCGCTACGCTAAGCGTTGGCAACCGATCGAAACCTCCACCTATTCCACCTCTCACCATCGCCGAGCTCCAACACGCTGAACACCTTCTCTGCCGCTTGGCACAGCACGAAACATTCGCTGAGGAGTTCTCGGATCTAGCAAACGGTGATCGTGTCGCCAAGTCATCAGCACTCAAGTGGCTGAAGCCCTTCATCGACGAAGACGGTACCCTCCGCGTTGGTGGTCGCCTGCGCAATGCCGCACTATCCATCGCAAACAAACACCCGATCGTTCTGTCCACCAAACATCCGCTGTCTGCTCTGCTGGCTAGCAGTTTACACGTAAGTCTACTGCACGCAGGTCCACAACTCCTGCTAGCCACTCTACGCCAGAAGTTCTGGTTCCTTGGCGGCAGAAATCTTGTAAAGTCCGTCTTCCACCAATGCCACACTTGTTTCCGCTCCAAGCCCACTCTAGTCCAGCAGAGCACAGCCGATCTGCCGGTCTCGCGAGTTTCGCCGACGCGTCCGTTTTCCGTGTGCGGGGTCGACTACTGTGGACCGTTCTACGTGAAGTCAGCAGTTCGAAACCGTGGTCCTACCAAGGTCTACGTGGCCATTTTCGTCTGCTTTTCGACCAAGGCAGTCCACATCGAGCTAGTTAGCGACTTGTCAACTCCTGCGTTTCTAGCTGCACTCCGTCGTCTCGTCGCCCGCCGTGGAAGGATAGTCGAACTCCATTCCGACAACGCCACTACCTTCAAGGGTGCGTCGCATGCACTCAACAGAGTCTACCGCATGCTGAAGGTAGAAGTCGCTGATCGTCAGCAAACTTTCGACTGGTGCTCTGGGAACGAAATCACCTGGAAATTCATTCCACCTAGAGCGCCACACTTTGGCGGCCTCTGGGAGGCCGCGGTCAAGTTGGCGAAAACCCACCTGCTGAAGGTCGTCGGCAACATCAACCTCGCCTACGAGGATTTTTTAACCTTGTTGGCGCAAGTCGAGATGCGCCTCAATTCTCGCCCTCTGACGCCGATACCAGAGGACCCCGGCGATCTAGACGTCCTAACGCCAGGACACTTCCTCGTCGGAAGTAATATGCAAGCGGTTCCCGAATCAAACTGGAAAGAGACCGCCAACAATCGTCTGGACCACTGGGAGTTAACCCAGAAACATCTGCAGCAGATCTGGTCCCGCTGGTACCCAGAGTACCTGCAACAGCTGCAATCTCGCGCAACGAAAGGTTGCAACCCGCCTGTCACCATCGAGGTCGGCGCTATCGTCATCATCAAGGAGGACAACGTTCCGCCAGCAAACTGGCCGCTGGGGAAAATCATCCGGCTCCACCCCGGAAAGGACGGTGTCATGTCGTTCGTGTGGTGA